In Malus sylvestris chromosome 16, drMalSylv7.2, whole genome shotgun sequence, the following are encoded in one genomic region:
- the LOC126607007 gene encoding transcription factor bHLH35-like encodes MDNIGDEYKHYWETNMFLQTEELDSWDLDEAFSGYYDSSSPDGAASFMASSKNVVSERNRRKKLNERLFALRAVVPNISKMDKASVIKDAIDYIQELHEQERRIQTEIVELESGKSNKKSGSDFEQDLPVLLRSKKKKIKQLYDCGGSRISTIEILELRVTYMGEKTLVVSLTCSKRTDTMVKLCEVFESLKLKIITANITAFSGRVLKTVFVEADEEEKDHLKIKIETAIAALNDPQSPMSI; translated from the exons ATGGACAACATTGGAGATGAGTACAAACATTACTGGGAAACCAATATGTTCCTACAAACCGAAGAGCTTGACAG TTGGGATTTGGATGAGGCGTTTTCTGGGTACTACGATTCGAGCTCGCCGGACGGAGCAGCTTCCTTCATGGCCTCCTCCAAGAATGTTGTGTCTGAGAGGAATAGGAGGAAAAAGCTCAATGAAAGGCTGTTTGCACTTAGAGCAGTGGTCCCCAACATTAGCAAG ATGGACAAGGCTTCTGTAATCAAAGACGCCATTGACTATATCCAAGAGCTGCATGAACAAGAAAGAAGAATTCAAACAGAGATAGTTGAGCTTGAATCtggaaaatcaaataaaaagtcGGGTTCCGATTTCGAACAAGACCTACCGGTCCTGTTGagatcaaagaagaagaaaattaagcAGCTCTACGACTGTGGAGGATCAAGAATTTCCACAATCGAAATCCTCGAG CTTAGGGTTACATACATGGGTGAAAAGACGTTGGTGGTGAGCTTGACATGCAGTAAAAGAACGGACACAATGGTAAAATTGTGCGAGGTGTTCGAATCTTTGAAGCTCAAAATCATTACGGCGAATATTACTGCTTTCTCCGGAAGGGTCTTGAAGACGGTTTTCGTTGAG GCAgacgaagaagaaaaagatcatTTGAAGATAAAAATTGAAACAGCCATTGCAGCTTTGAATGATCCACAAAGCCCCATGAGCATATGA